In the Telopea speciosissima isolate NSW1024214 ecotype Mountain lineage chromosome 2, Tspe_v1, whole genome shotgun sequence genome, one interval contains:
- the LOC122652252 gene encoding transcription factor PAR2-like, producing MDTAQDHVASSPTFPTAEKKRTHQECEDSHEPRQSSNDFLQSRRHSKAINKKLQRKQRNTRAKLQKSNACVDQVDEEKVGIEKRIMLLQSIIPGGDSLGIDKLFEETALYILALQGQVKAMKFLTSFFETLEKEKSMSKFGG from the coding sequence ATGGATACTGCTCAAGATCATGTAGCCTCCTCACCCACATTCCCAACtgcagaaaagaagagaacccACCAAGAATGTGAAGATAGTCATGAACCTCGCCAGTCCTCTAATGACTTCCTCCAAAGCAGAAGACATTCCAAGGCCATTAACAAAAAGCTTCAAAGGAAGCAAAGAAACACAAGGGCAAAGCTTCAGAAGAGCAATGCTTGTGTAGATCAGGTTGATGAGGAGAAGGTTGGTatagagaagagaatcatgTTGTTGCAGAGTATCATCCCTGGAGGAGATTCACTTGGGATCGACAAGCTTTTTGAAGAAACAGCTCTCTATATATTGGCTCTTCAAGGTCAAGTGAAAGCCATGAAATTTCTTACCAGCTTCTTTGAGACCCTTGAGAAGGAGAAGTCCATGTCCAAGTTTGGAGGTTAA